One Coccinella septempunctata chromosome 1, icCocSept1.1, whole genome shotgun sequence DNA window includes the following coding sequences:
- the LOC123322874 gene encoding histone H4-like, translating to MQFSQQQQEYQEIYLGADSLVNAICRGKVGEGLGGKGGAKRHRKVLRDNIQGITKPAIRRLARPGGVKRISGLIYEETRGVLKVFLENVIRDAVTYTEHAKRKTVTAMDVVYALKRQGRTLYGFGG from the exons atgcagTTCAGTCAGCAACAACAGGAATACCAAGAAATATATTTAGGCGCGGACTCATTGGTGAACGCAATATGCAGGG gtAAAGTTGGTGAAGGTTTGGGCGGCAAAGGTGGAGCCAAGCGTCATAGGAAAGTACTACGAGACAACATCCAAGGTATCACCAAACCCGCTATCAGGAGATTGGCTAGGCCTGGAGGTGTCAAGCGTATTTCTGGTCTCATTTACGAAGAAACTCGTGGAGTGTTGAAGGTGTTCCTGGAAAATGTAATCAGGGACGCTGTCACATATACCGAACATGCAAAGAGAAAAACTGTTACCGCCATGGACGTTGTATATGCCCTCAAACGTCAAGGACGTACATTGTACGGTTTCGGCGGTTGA
- the LOC123322875 gene encoding histone H4-like has protein sequence MQGKKKRGKVGKGLGGKGGAKRHRKVLRDNIQGITKPAIRRLARPGGVKRISGLIYEETRGVLKVFLENVIRDAVTYTEHAKRKTVTAMDVVYALKRQGRTLYGFGG, from the coding sequence aaaaaaaaaacgaggtAAAGTTGGTAAAGGTTTGGGCGGCAAAGGTGGAGCCAAGCGTCATAGGAAAGTACTACGAGACAACATCCAAGGTATCACCAAACCCGCTATCAGGAGATTGGCTAGGCCTGGAGGTGTCAAGCGTATTTCTGGTCTCATTTACGAAGAAACTCGTGGAGTGTTGAAGGTGTTCCTGGAAAATGTAATCAGGGACGCTGTCACATATACCGAACATGCAAAGAGAAAAACTGTTACCGCCATGGACGTTGTATATGCCCTCAAACGTCAAGGACGTACATTGTACGGTTTCGGCGGTTGA
- the LOC123322872 gene encoding THAP domain-containing protein 1-like — translation MSTVMCTYVGCSKKISTEKSITYFRFPVKDEERCRKWIQHSGNTELLDMDEKQLIYRKICEGHFEQNAFTNHLRQRLVKTAVAIH, via the exons ATGTCTACAGTAATGTGCACATATGTTGGATGTTCTAAGAAAATATCCACCGAGAAATCCATCACATATTTCAGATTTCCAGTGAAAGATGAAGAACGTTGTCGAAAGTGGATTCAGCATTCTGGAAATACCGAGCTTTTAG atatggatgaaaaacaattgatataCAGAAAAATTTGCGAAGGGCATTTCGAACAGAATGCCTTCACTAACCATCTCCGTCAAAGATTGGTGAAGACAGCTGTCGCTATACACTGA